One window of Centropristis striata isolate RG_2023a ecotype Rhode Island chromosome 21, C.striata_1.0, whole genome shotgun sequence genomic DNA carries:
- the meiob gene encoding meiosis-specific with OB domain-containing protein isoform X2, with translation MAAQTFIAISELHPNFSHPKVAGIIIGKTDVRSFPDRKNIGVDRFTFSFTMRDSPDFFINVTAWGNDGYINGLSNSFSTGDCDPEKDRFSPTTPSLYRLLVAEAHSQVSLCADMETIDRLLPLLHLPVKDSRDFYSLGDIVANGQSLDGTVINILAAVKSIGELKQFTTSDGRKGQRLEVKLFDDSVSSFALVCWDREAIQLVQTLIPKETVLFIADAKISFDSFRNGMTATVNSKTIITVNPDTREASLLFSYAKEVSESGALDQDEKQEDVPVDSITDVYTVSQLKQKGQESPEAFFGITYSFISKLDIDSSVSKVITMRCCRCKLQVPEDAQSCSSLMCPGRDQPFSATTGFGLLVDFTDHTGTLHACTLRSPVAEKTLGCTTEEFTSLTDDERTALKWKFLLERCKIYVKILPSTKMRSGIKGTVLGCSVADPGEVKQHMSALLQQL, from the exons ATGGCTGCTCAGACCTTCATTGCCATCTCTGAGCTGCATCCCAACTTCTCTCATCCT AAAGTGGCAGGTATCATCATTGGGAAAACTGATGTCAGAAGCTTTCCTGACAGAAAAA ATATTGGTGTCGACAGATTCACTTTTAGCTTCACAATGAGGGACTCACCTGACTTCTTCATTAATGTGACGGCCTGGGGAAATGATGGGTACATCAACGGGCTCTCCAACAGCTTCAGCACTGGAGACTGTG ACCCAGAGAAAGACAGATTCTCTCCCACAACACCGAG CCTCTATAGGCTGCTGGTGGCGGAGGCTCATTCGCAGGTCAGTCTGTGTGCTGACATGGAAACCATCGACAGGCTGCTGCCACTGCTCCACCTGCCAGTGAAGGACTCCAGAGATTTCTACTCTCTGGGAGACATCGTGGCCAACGGGCAGAGTCTAGATGGCACGGTGATAAATATTCTGGCCGCAGTGAAATCG ATCGGAGAGCTGAAGCAGTTCACCACTTCAGACGGACGCAAAGGGCAGAGGCTGGAAGTGAAGCTCTTTGATGACTCCGTCTCTTCCTTTGCTCTCGTCTG TTGGGACAGAGAAGCCATTCAGCTCGTGCAAACTTTGATACCCAAGGAGACGG TGCTCTTCATAGCTGACGCAAAGATTAGCTTTGACAGCTTTCGCAACGGCATGACAGCAACCGTTAACTCGAAGACGATTATCACTGTCAACCCCG ACACCAGAGAGGCCAGCCTGCTGTTCAGCTACGCTAAAGAAGTATCTGAGTCTGGAGCTCTGGATCAAGACGAGAAGCAAGAAGATGTGCCTG TGGACTCCATCACTGACGTGTACACAGTGAGCCAGCTGAAGCAGAAAGGTCAGGAGAGTCCTGAGGCTTTCTTTGGAATCACATACAGCTTCATCTCCAAACTGGACATCGACTCCTCTGTTTCAAAAGTCATCACGATGCGGTG CTGCAGGTGCAAGTTGCAGGTGCCTGAGGAtgcacagagctgcagcagcctgATGTGTCCTGGGAGGGATCAGCCGTTTTCAGCCACCACAGGCTTCGGCCTGCTGGTTGACTTCACAGACCACACCGGCACCCTGCATGCCTGCACCCTGAGGAGCCCAGTCGCAGAGAAGACACTCGGCTGTACA ACCGAGGAGTTCACCAGTTTGACTGATGACGAGCGCACTGCACTGAAGTGGAAATTTCTTCTGGAGAGATGCAAAATATATGTGAAG ATCCTCCCTTCTACTAAAATGAGGAGTGGGATCAAAGGGACGGTCCTGGGCTGCTCAGTGGCGGACCCAGGGGAGGTGAAACAGCACATGTCtgccctgctgcagcagctctga
- the meiob gene encoding meiosis-specific with OB domain-containing protein isoform X1, which translates to MAAQTFIAISELHPNFSHPKVAGIIIGKTDVRSFPDRKNIGVDRFTFSFTMRDSPDFFINVTAWGNDGYINGLSNSFSTGDCVIVENPLVSNIDPEKDRFSPTTPSLYRLLVAEAHSQVSLCADMETIDRLLPLLHLPVKDSRDFYSLGDIVANGQSLDGTVINILAAVKSIGELKQFTTSDGRKGQRLEVKLFDDSVSSFALVCWDREAIQLVQTLIPKETVLFIADAKISFDSFRNGMTATVNSKTIITVNPDTREASLLFSYAKEVSESGALDQDEKQEDVPVDSITDVYTVSQLKQKGQESPEAFFGITYSFISKLDIDSSVSKVITMRCCRCKLQVPEDAQSCSSLMCPGRDQPFSATTGFGLLVDFTDHTGTLHACTLRSPVAEKTLGCTTEEFTSLTDDERTALKWKFLLERCKIYVKILPSTKMRSGIKGTVLGCSVADPGEVKQHMSALLQQL; encoded by the exons ATGGCTGCTCAGACCTTCATTGCCATCTCTGAGCTGCATCCCAACTTCTCTCATCCT AAAGTGGCAGGTATCATCATTGGGAAAACTGATGTCAGAAGCTTTCCTGACAGAAAAA ATATTGGTGTCGACAGATTCACTTTTAGCTTCACAATGAGGGACTCACCTGACTTCTTCATTAATGTGACGGCCTGGGGAAATGATGGGTACATCAACGGGCTCTCCAACAGCTTCAGCACTGGAGACTGTG ttattgtTGAAAATCCTTTGGTTTCCAACATAGACCCAGAGAAAGACAGATTCTCTCCCACAACACCGAG CCTCTATAGGCTGCTGGTGGCGGAGGCTCATTCGCAGGTCAGTCTGTGTGCTGACATGGAAACCATCGACAGGCTGCTGCCACTGCTCCACCTGCCAGTGAAGGACTCCAGAGATTTCTACTCTCTGGGAGACATCGTGGCCAACGGGCAGAGTCTAGATGGCACGGTGATAAATATTCTGGCCGCAGTGAAATCG ATCGGAGAGCTGAAGCAGTTCACCACTTCAGACGGACGCAAAGGGCAGAGGCTGGAAGTGAAGCTCTTTGATGACTCCGTCTCTTCCTTTGCTCTCGTCTG TTGGGACAGAGAAGCCATTCAGCTCGTGCAAACTTTGATACCCAAGGAGACGG TGCTCTTCATAGCTGACGCAAAGATTAGCTTTGACAGCTTTCGCAACGGCATGACAGCAACCGTTAACTCGAAGACGATTATCACTGTCAACCCCG ACACCAGAGAGGCCAGCCTGCTGTTCAGCTACGCTAAAGAAGTATCTGAGTCTGGAGCTCTGGATCAAGACGAGAAGCAAGAAGATGTGCCTG TGGACTCCATCACTGACGTGTACACAGTGAGCCAGCTGAAGCAGAAAGGTCAGGAGAGTCCTGAGGCTTTCTTTGGAATCACATACAGCTTCATCTCCAAACTGGACATCGACTCCTCTGTTTCAAAAGTCATCACGATGCGGTG CTGCAGGTGCAAGTTGCAGGTGCCTGAGGAtgcacagagctgcagcagcctgATGTGTCCTGGGAGGGATCAGCCGTTTTCAGCCACCACAGGCTTCGGCCTGCTGGTTGACTTCACAGACCACACCGGCACCCTGCATGCCTGCACCCTGAGGAGCCCAGTCGCAGAGAAGACACTCGGCTGTACA ACCGAGGAGTTCACCAGTTTGACTGATGACGAGCGCACTGCACTGAAGTGGAAATTTCTTCTGGAGAGATGCAAAATATATGTGAAG ATCCTCCCTTCTACTAAAATGAGGAGTGGGATCAAAGGGACGGTCCTGGGCTGCTCAGTGGCGGACCCAGGGGAGGTGAAACAGCACATGTCtgccctgctgcagcagctctga